The following coding sequences are from one Musa acuminata AAA Group cultivar baxijiao chromosome BXJ2-4, Cavendish_Baxijiao_AAA, whole genome shotgun sequence window:
- the LOC103982162 gene encoding formin-like protein 5 isoform X1 has protein sequence MALFRRLFYRKPPDRLLEITERVYVFDCCFSSDIMEEDDYRKYMDDIVTQLHEHFPDASFLVINFKGEVESKISDILAQYGITVRGYPRHYEGCPVLPLEIIHHFLRLCENWLTLERQQNVLLMHCERGGWPILAFMLASLLLYRKHYSGEQRTLEMVYKQAPKELLQILCPLNPQSSHLRYLQYITRIGSETWPPQDTPFTLDCLILRVIPNIDGEGGCRPIVRVYGQDPLFPADRSSKVLFSTAKTKKHVQHFRQAEDAPIKLNVRCCVQGDLVLECINVDEYLEDEELMFRVMFNTAFIQSHILLLNPEDIDIPWEAEDRFSKDFKAEVLFSEFDAESDTSTGTGATDEVEMEVGSTEEFFEAEEIFSSPDWHDGQKDLDIQTAVFSNTLETFSPRSEMSNPEADGRSQLESFYSEQVTLVDEETLVLDLLTGVSMDLDHADHENNPGVKALNTLDDMFNEAKSTTLAGEESTSDNSKQDTTDNISLAVEEITSSASSSFEQDRVWQRAILTSDHVAHELGVSFLADDQMSSRSVRDSIEDTGNNSDEVRCKVEMCDVTNNTRNFATENRTDSGLAYQRLDSDIEVQNSEKLKHHMSNEALTVDIGQSPFSVLYKEKDEKPEPLGNSIELLNKRTISQSFHPSRGIDAILVDASSQPEIQFAGKTVSTSRVTATSMTITGSSPSEPLSPPSTEALLEASSTPCTGPLFVSIQPSNSPTLSVASPLSSTPPPPPLPPPPSSPHIYSRIRRKVPPHPSLLASYGALSFALSRPLQIHDVFQNPDQHLGPQMICDSVAISATSSSHLPHQPPSMQLDSLSLPPLLPSQGQSLPSPHHLSHSSPPTAIIPSSNYPLELSPPLASSTLFPPSPHSSNTIYDPSHLSSTEPESGLNKISDPSPPTSLPSSSPPGQNVDIFISPLSNLSTKKDPFDPPPVAASPPPNTIWHNIPMFANITLSDPPFTHGGPSPTCSLHDESKEVLAASQDFASYSCSLQLSPSKAICKGVPPPSPPPPPHPTTPPRPQHPPPPPPPLGLPEPHTRATPLTLSPPPPPTNSHRAHIRVPPPPPPPLFPPTLRDLPKGHIRSPSSSYLEVDKSSLILPTSLPPQADEHGIAPNPKPFTIVHETTTPATSSPMEHIMSPPPPQGASLPLPLIGENGKAPPPPSFLENFGQSPPPPSLPGSYERPPPPPPPPPPLRCCGGASLPPLLGDTGEAPSSLSFVGAFEKAQSPPPHPKDHMQDPPPEPPPPPPPPGGGLFAPSPLLLHLKGGQGGISIPLLSAPHLGGHHVGVPIPPPPPPLRDVISPPLLSHHRVVSAPLSTREGVSTDSSSPMVQRGVSAPPPSSSPSGGVSCPPPPPPLPTPPPSDVFISPSQPPSRVVSISPLSSPPFGVVHAHPPPPPPTPPPLAPPPPHSIPPPIDVFISPPQPPSRFVSIPLLSPSTGVVHAHPPPLSPLPPLSGVVVAHPPPPPPLPPPFRVLVAHVPPPPPLSPPFGVIVAHPPPPSPPTPPPPPLPPPPPPLPSFGVVSPPSPWPPLGGAMSTPPLPPPPPKGVVFAPPMSPPSRASVSTPPLPPLGSVSTPPPSLPPLRGDVSTPPPPSPSLGANVCTPPPPPPSPPPSPSPGANVSTPPPPPPPPPPPPPQSPSLGANVCYPPPPPPPPPPPPSPSLGANVCYPPPPPPPPPPPPSPSPGANVSIPPPPPPPPPPLSPSEGGVFGPPTTPPPRGGVFAPPPPPPPIGGGVFAPPPPLPPLGEGVVASPPPPPPPGGGVVTPPPPPPPAGGGVVAPPPPPPPLGGGVFVQPPPPPPTPGGGVFVTPPPPPPPGGGVFAPPPLPPPGGGGQAPPPPPPGGVFAPPPPPLPGGCGQAPPPPPPPGGAVSTPPPPPRAPGAPPPPRAPGAPPPPGAPGAPPPPQAGIRGLPPNSMAGGRGNMLARPGGPGMSAARRSPFKPLHWVKVSRAMQGSLWAELQKHADAHSTSEFDVSELESLFSAVVPKSKDSSKSDGRQKSAGSKSDKVHLIELRRANNTEIMLTKIKMPLSDMMSAVLALDDSLLDADQVENLIKFCPTKEEMELLKGYSGNKENLGKCEQFFLELMKVPRVESKLRVFAFKIQFNSQISDIRKILHTVDSACEEVRGSEKLKEIMKKILHLGNTLNQGTARGSAVGFRLDSLLKLSDTRATNNRMTLMHYLCKFQVLAEKSAHLLDFHEDLVSLEAASKIQLKSMAEEQQAIVKGLEKVELELTASESDGPVSEIFCKTLKEFTAVSGAEVRSLTSLYNAVGKYADSLAMYFGEDPARCPFEQVVSTLLNFVRIFRKAHDENRKQAELEKKKAQKEAETEKSKEANIAKNVSR, from the exons ATGGCGCTCTTCAGGAGGCTCTTCTACCGGAAGCCGCCCGATCGGCTTCTGGAAATTACCGAGAGGGTCTACG TGTTCGATTGTTGCTTTTCTTCGGATATTATGGAAGAAGATGATTACAGGAAGTACATGGATGACATTGTTACTCAACTTCATGAGCATTTCCCTGATGCTTCATTTTTGGTAATCAACTTCAAGGGTGAAGTCGAGAGCAAAATTTCAGATATCTTGGCCCAATATGGCATCACTGTCAGGGGGTACCCTCGCCATTATGAAGGGTGTCCAGTGCTTCCTTTGGAGATAATTCACCACTTCTTGAGGTTATGTGAGAACTGGCTAACTTTGGAAAGGCAGCAAAATGTCTTGCTAATGCATTGTGAGAGAGGAGGATGGCCTATTCTTGCATTTATGCTTGCAAGTCTTCTGCTTTACAGGAAACATTACAGCGGGGAACAAAGGACTCTGGAAATGGTGTATAAGCAGGCTCCGAAGGAGCTCCTTCAGATTTTGTGTCCATTGAACCCACAATCTTCGCATCTTAGATATCTCCAATACATAACTAGAATAGGCAGTGAGACATGGCCTCCGCAGGATACTCCTTTCACATTGGATTGCCTAATTCTGAGAGTTATTCCGAATATTGATGGAGAAGGGGGTTGCAGGCCTATAGTACGTGTCTATGGTCAAGACCCTCTGTTCCCAGCTGACAGGAGTTCTAAGGTTCTTTTCTCGACAGCAAAGACAAAGAAACATGTTCAGCATTTCAGACAG GCCGAGGATGCACCAATAAAATTAAATGTCCGCTGCTGTGTTCAAGGTGATCTGGTCCTTGAATGCATCAATGTGGATGAGTATCTGGAAGATGAGGAGCTAATGTTCAGGGTAATGTTCAACACGGCCTTTATACAGTCTCATATTTTGCTGTTGAATCCTGAGGATATAGACATTCCTTGGGAAGCTGAAGACCGCTTCTCGAAGGACTTCAAAGCAGAG GTACTCTTTTCAGAGTTTGATGCTGAGTCTGATACTTCCACGGGAACGGGAGCAACGGATGAGGTTGAGATGGAAGTTGGCTCAACAGAGGAGTTCTTCGAGGCAGAAGAGATCTTCAGCAGCCCTGACTGGCATGATGGACAGAAGGATCTCGATATTCAGACAGCTGTATTTTCAAACACACTAGAAACTTTCAGTCCAAGATCTGAAATGTCAAATCCTGAAGCTGATGGACGGAGCCAGTTAGAATCTTTTTATTCTGAACAAGTGACTCTTGTGGATGAAGAAACTCTGGTTCTAGATTTACTTACAGGGGTAAGCATGGACTTAGACCATGCTGATCATGAAAATAACCCTGGTGTAAAGGCATTGAACACTCTGGATGATATGTTTAATGAAGCAAAGAGCACGACTTTGGCAGGTGAAGAGAGTACATCAGACAACTCCAAACAGGATACTACTGACAACATTAGTCTAGCAGTTGAAGAGATAACCTCATCAGCAAGTAGCAGTTTTGAACAGGATAGAGTATGGCAAAGGGCAATATTGACTTCAGATCATGTGGCTCATGAATTAGGGGTCTCATTTTTGGCAGATGACCAAATGAGCAGCCGAAGTGTTAGAGATTCCATAGAGGATACAGGGAATAATTCAGATGAAGTTAGGTGCAAAGTAGAAATGTGTGATGTCACAAATAATACAAGAAACTTTGCCACTGAAAATAGGACAGATTCTGGGTTAGCATATCAGAGGTTGGATTCTGATATTGAAGTCCAGAATTCTGAGAAGCTCAAGCATCATATGTCAAATGAAGCACTTACAGTCGACATTGGACAATCTCCTTTCTCAGTTTTATACAAAGAGAAGGATGAAAAGCCGGAGCCATTAGGCAATTCCATAGAATTATTAAACAAAAGGACAATATCTCAGTCATTCCATCCAAGCCGAGGCATCGATGCAATTTTGGTGGATGCATCATCTCAACCTGAAATTCAATTTGCAGGAAAAACTGTAAGTACATCCAGAGTTACTGCTACAAGTATGACAATAACCGGTTCGTCTCCATCAGAACCATTGTCACCACCTTCAACTGAGGCACTTCTTGAGGCATCATCTACTCCATGTACAggtcctctttttgtttcaataCAACCATCCAACTCACCCACTCTTTCGGTTGCTTCACCTCTTTCATccacacctccacctccacctctgcCTCCACCTCCATCTTCACCACATATATATTCACGAATTAGGAGAAAAGTCCCTCCCCATCCATCATTGCTTGCCTCCTATGGAGCCTTGTCATTTGCTCTATCTCGACCTTTACAAATACATGATGTATTCCAAAATCCTGACCAACATCTTGGTCCTCAAATGATATGTGATTCTGTTGCCATAAGTGCTACTTCATCTTCACATTTACCTCACCAACCTCCATCCATGCAACTAGACTCTTTGTCGTTGCCTCCTTTGTTACCTTCTCAAGGCCAATCACTCCCTTCACCTCATCATCTGTCTCATTCATCGCCACCTACAGCTATAATACCATCCTCCAACTATCCCCTAGAACTTTCCCCTCCCCTTGCTTCAAGTACTCTTTTTCCACCATCCCCTCATTCTAGTAACACCATATATGACCCTTCACATCTCTCATCAACAGAGCCTGAAAGTGGATTAAACAAAATCTCTGATCCTTCTCCCCCTACCTCACTTCCTTCCTCATCTCCTCCTGGACAAAATGTTGACATATTCATTTCTCCTCTGTCAAATTTATCCACAAAAAAGGATCCATTTGATCCACCACCAGTAGCTGCTTCACCACCACCAAATACAATTTGGCATAACATACCAATGTTTGCTAACATTACACTGTCTGATCCACCTTTTACTCATGGAGGTCCCTCACCAACATGTTCACTCCATGATGAAAGCAAGGAAGTTCTAGCAGCATCACAAGATTTTGCATCATATTCATGTTCTCTACAACTATCACCATCTAAGGCTATATGTAAAGGCGTTCCAcctccatctccacctcctccCCCTCATCCGACAACTCCACCTAGACCTCAGCAtccacctcctccaccacctccattAGGCCTCCCTGAACCACATACAAGAGCAACACCTCTAACTTTATCCCCACCTCCACCTCCAACAAATTCCCACAGAGCACATATAAGagttcctcctccacctccacctcctttGTTCCCTCCAACTCTAAGAGATCTCCCTAAAGGACATATAAGATCTCCATCATCCTCTTATCTGGAAGTTGACAAAAGCTCATTGATTTTACCAACATCTCTACCTCCTCAAGCAGATGAACATGGAATTGCTCCAAATCCAAAACCATTCACTATAGTACATGAAACAACCACACCTGCAACCTCTTCTCCCATGGAACATATAATGTCTCCTCCACCACCTCAGGGAGCCTCACTTCCATTGCCATTAATTGGAGAAAATGGGAAGGCTCCACCGCCACCatcttttcttgaaaattttgggcAATCTCCACCTCCACCATCTCTTCCTGGAAGTTATGAACGACCTCCACCTCCGCCACCTCCACCACCTCCCCTTCGATGTTGTGGAGGAGCATCTTTGCCACCTTTACTTGGAGATACTGGCGAAGCACCATCTTCACTATCATTCGTTGGAGCATTCGAGAAAGCTCAAAGCCCACCACCTCACCCAAAAGATCATATGCAAGATCCACCTCCAGAACCACCCCCTCCACCGCCTCCCCCAGGAGGAGGTCTATTTGCTCCTTCACCTCTATTGCTTCACCTTAAAGGAGGTCAGGGAGGCATATCCATTCCTCTACTTTCGGCACCTCATCTTGGAGGACACCATGTAGGTGTACCTATTCCACCTCCACCACCTCCCCTTAGAGATGTCATCTCTCCACCTTTACTATCACACCATAGAGTTGTATCTGCTCCTCTATCTACCCGCGAAGGTGTATCAACTGATTCGTCTTCTCCCATGGTGCAGAGAGGTGTATCAGCTCCTCCACCTTCGTCGTCTCCCTCTGGAGGTGTATCTTGTCCTCCACCTCCACCCCCACTTCCAACTCCACCTCCTAGTGATGTATTCATTTCACCTTCACAGCCTCCTTCTAGAGTTGTATCTATTTCTCCACTATCGTCGCCTCCCTTCGGAGTTGTACATGCTCATCCTCCGCCCCCTCCACCCACTCCACCGCCTTTGGCCCCACCTCCACCACATTCAATCCCACCTCCTATTGATGTATTTATTTCACCTCCGCAGCCCCCTTCTCGATTTGTATCTATTCCATTGCTGTCGCCTTCCACTGGAGTTGTACATGCTCATCCTCCACCACTTTCACCTCTACCGCCTCTATCTGGAGTTGTAGTTGCTcatcctccaccacctccacctcTGCCGCCTCCCTTCAGAGTTCTAGTTGCTCATGTTCCACCACCGCCACCTCTATCGCCTCCCTTTGGAGTTATAGTTGCTCATCCTCCACCACCTTCACCTCCAACTCCACCACCTCCACCtctacctccacctccacctccattgCCATCCTTTGGAGTTGTATCTCCTCCTTCACCGTGGCCTCCCCTTGGAGGAGCCATGTCTACTCCTCCGTTGCCACCGCCTCCTCCTAAAGGAGTTGTGTTTGCTCCTCCTATGTCGCCTCCCTCTAGAGCAAGTGTATCCACTCCTCCGCTGCCTCCCCTTGGAAGTGTATCCACTCCTCCACCTTCACTGCCTCCTCTCAGAGGAGATGTATCTACACCTCCACCTCCATCGCCTTCCCTTGGAGCAAATGTATGTacccctccacctccacctccatctCCACCTCCATCGCCTTCCCCTGGAGCAAATGTATCTacccctccacctccacctccacctccgcctccacctccacctcaatCGCCTTCCCTTGGAGCAAATGTATGTtaccctccacctccacctccacctccgcctCCACCTCCATCGCCTTCCCTTGGAGCAAATGTATGTtaccctccacctccacctccacctccacctccacctccatcgCCTTCCCCTGGAGCAAATGTATCTatccctccacctccacctccacctccgccACCATTGTCTCCTTCTGAAGGAGGTGTATTTGGTCCACCTACAACACCTCCTCCTAGAGGAGGTGTATTCGCACCACCACCTCCACCGCCTCCCATTGGAGGAGGTGTATTTGCACCACCCCCTCCACTGCCTCCCCTTGGAGAAGGTGTAGTCGCATCGCCACCTCCACCGCCTCCCCCTGGAGGAGGTGTAGTCACACCGCCACCTCCACCGCCTCCCGCTGGAGGAGGTGTAGTCGCGCCGCCACCTCCACCGCCTCCCCTTGGAGGGGGCGTATTTGTGcaaccaccacctcctccgcctACCCCCGGAGGAGGTGTATTCGTGACACCACCTCCACCGCCTCCCCCTGGAGGAGGTGTATTTGCTCCACCTCCACTTCCTCCCCCCGGAGGAGGTGGGCAagctccaccaccacctcccccTGGAGGTGTATTTGCTCCACCTCCGCCACCTCTCCCCGGAGGCTGTGGCCAAGCTCCACCTCCTCCACCTCCCCCTGGAGGAGCTGTGTCTACTCCTCCACCTCCACCCAGGGCTCCTGGTGCTCCACCCCCACCAAGGGCTCCAGGTGCTCCACCTCCACCTGGGGCTCCAGGTGCTCCTCCGCCTCCTCAAGCTGGCATAAGAGGCTTACCTCCAAATTCCATGGCTGGGGGAAGGGGAAACATGCTTGCACGTCCTGGAGGACCAGGTATGTCAGCAGCCCGAAGGTCACCATTTAAGCCATTGCATTGGGTGAAAGTATCAAGAGCCATGCAAGGAAGCTTATGGGCCGAGTTACAGAAACATGCTGATGCTCACAG CACTTCAGAATTTGATGTGTCAGAACTTGAAAGTCTCTTCTCTGCAGTAGTTCCAAAGTCAAAGGATAGCTCAAAATCTGACGGCCGACAAAAATCTGCTGGATCTAAATCTGATAAAGTTCACCTG ATCGAACTAAGGCGAGCCAATAATACTGAAATCATGCTGACAAAAATCAAGATGCCACTGTCTGATATGATG AGTGCTGTTCTTGCGTTGGACGATTCACTTCTTGATGCTGATCAAGTAGAAAACTTGATAAAGTTTTGTCCCACCAAAGAGGAAATGGAACTTCTTAAG GGCTACAGTGGCAACAAGGAAAACCTTGGGAAATGTGAGCAG TTCTTTTTGGAGTTGATGAAAGTACCACGGGTTGAATCCAAACTACGGGTATTTGCATTCAAGATTCAGTTCAACTCACAA ATTTCAGATATTAGAAAGATTTTGCACACTGTAGATTCTGCTTGTGAAGAG GTCCGGGGCTCTGAGAAATTAAAGGAAATAATGAAGAAGATTCTGCATCTTGGAAATACACTAAACCAGGGAACTGCAAGAG